The genomic stretch CGGTTGAACACCAGCCTGTCATGGACCCGGCCCAACGTCTTTTTCAACATGATACTCATTCATCCTTCAGGTTGTGCGCAGATTGGGTGAAAACCGCGCGGTCGTAAAGATTGCGCCGCGAAACCGATAATCCGCGTTGCAATTTCGCCCATTCCTTCGTTTACCGGATGCAGGGTTCGCAGGGGTACCAGATGGCCTATCTACTTGGTGTTGATACGGGCGGCACTTATACCGATGCTGTGGTGCTGGATGACGTGGCACAAAAGGTTGTTGCCTCGGCCAAGGCGCTGACCTCGCGGCCTGATCTGGCCTTGGGCGTCGGGGCTGCGATTGATGCGGCGCTGGTCAAGGCCGGGGTGGCCGCACGTGATATTGCCATGGTGTCCTTGTCCACCACGCTGGCGACCAATGCGCTGGTCGAGGGGCAGGGCGGGCGGATCGCCCTTGTCTTCATCGGGTTTGACGCGGCTGAACTGACCCGCGCGGGGCTGCAAGACGCGCTGCGCGGTGATCCGGTGATCGCGCTGGCCGGCGGGCATAGCCATGCGGGGGGTGAGGCTGCACCGCTTGATCTGGCAGGGCTGCGCGCGGCGCTGGCCGATTTGGACGGGGGCATTACCGGCTTTGCCGTCGCCGCCAGTTTCGCCACCCGCAATCCCGCGCATGAGATCGCGGCGCGCGATATGATCCGCGCGCAGACCGGCCTGCCCGTGACCTGTTCGCATGAATTATCCTCGGCGCTTGGCGGGCCGAAACGGGCGCTGACGGCGGTGCTGAATGCGCGGCTGATCGGCATGATCGACGGGTTGATCACCGCCTGTGAGACCCATCTGGCGGCTTGCGGGATCAGCGCGCGCCTGATGGTGGTGCGCGGCGATGGGGCGCTGGTCTCGGCTGCTGTTGCGCGCGAAAAACCGATTGAAACGATCCTGAGCGGACCTGCCGCATCCATCGCGGGGGCCAGTTGGCTGACCGGAGAGGCCGCCGCCCTGGTCAGCGATATCGGCGGCACCACCACGGACGTCTGCTTGTTGCGCGATGGTCGCCCGATGATCGACCCCGCCGGTGCGCGGGTCGGACCGTTTCGCACCATGGTCGAGGCGGTGGCGATGCGCACGACCGGGCTGGGCGGCGACAGCGAGGTGCATGTGACCGAAGGGCTGACCGCCGGTCTGCGGTTGGGGCCACGGCGGTTGATGCCCATCGCGCTGGCTGCGCAGCATTATCCCGATCTGGTGCATCAGGCGCTGGACCGCGCGCTGGCCAGCGGCGTGCCTGCGTCTGATGGCGGGCAATTCGTGTTGCCGCTGTGGCGGGTGCTGCCACAGGGGCTTGATCCGCGCGAACAGGCCGTGGCGCAGCGGCTGTTGGATGGCCCGTTGCGGCTGGGACAAGCGGTGCAGACGCGGATGGAAAACCCCGCATTGGGCCGGTTGATCGGGCGCGGGCTGGTGCTGCTGGCGGGGGTCACGCCATCGGATGCGTCGCATGTGCTGGGCTTGCAGGATGTCTGGGACAGCGCGGCCGCGACCAAGGCGCTGGCGCTGTTTGCACGCAGGCGCAGCGGCGGCGGCCAGCAGATTGCGCCGGATGCACAGGCCATGGCGCGGATGATCATCGACCAATTGACCGCGCAGACCGTCGATTGCCTGCTCCAAGCCGCCTTTGCCGAGGATGGGCGCGACTGGCCCGACCCTGCCGCCATGGCGCAGCATCCGCTGACCATGGCCGGGCTGGACCGGCACCGTGGCACGCTGCGGATCGATATGGCGCTGGCCTTGCCGGTGATCGGCTTGGGCGCATCGGCGCGCGCCTATTACGGGGCGGTCGGCGCGCGGCTGGGCACGCCAATGCTGGTGCCGGACCATGCCGATGTCGCCAATGCGATCGGCGCTGTCGTGGGGCAGGTGCAGATGCAGGCATCCGGCACTGTCACCAGCCCCGGCGCTGGCGCGTTCAAGGTGCATCTTGCGGGCGATGTGCAAAGCTATCCCAGCCGCGACGCTGCCTTATCGGCGATCCGCGCGGCGCTGACGGCGCAGGCTACGGCCGCAGCGCATGGCGCGGGGGTCGCGGATATCAGCCTGCATGTGGCCCAGGACATCACCGAGGTCGAGGTCGAAGGCCAGCCCATGTTCATCGAGGCCAAGGTCAAGGTCACCGCCCAGGGCCGGCCACGGATCGCGGCGGGGTGATGGCGGATGCTCACTTTCTTGTTAGTCCGATTGCGCGGCTGCGCGCGATAGAGGACAACACGGCGATATTCAGGATTACATCATGCTTGACCGCCATATTCGCCCATTGATTGACCCGCCGCTGAACCGGATCGGCCGCCGCATCGCGGCGCGCGGGGTTTCAGCGGATCGTGTCACGCTGATCGGGCTGGGCCTGGGGATGGTCGCAGCACTGCTGATCGTGTTGGGCGCACCTTTGCTGGCGCTGCTGCCCTTGCTTGGCAGCCGCTTTGCAGATGGGCTGGACGGGGCGGTGGCGCGGGCGACGCGCAAGACCGATTTCGGCGGCTATCTGGATATCACGGCCGATTTCATGTTTTACGCGATGATCCCGCTGGCCTTTGTGCTAGCCGATCCAGAGACGAACGGGGCGGCAGGTGCGTTCTTGCTGGCATCCTTTTATGTCAATGGCACGACTTTTCTGGGCTTTGCCATTCTGGCCGAAAAGCATGGCCATCAGACAGATGCGCAGGGTCAGAAATCGCTCTATTATTCCAATGGCATCCTCGAAGGGACCGAGACGATCCTGTTCTTCGTGCTGCTGTGCCTGTTCGCATCTTACTTTGCGCCGCTGGCATGGGTCTTTGGCACGCTATGTTTCGTGACGGCTGGGCTGCGGGTCCGGGCTGCCTATCGTATCTATCTTACTTAAAGGAAATTGCCGATGAAACAGCTTGCCGTTCTTGCCGCCTTGCTGGCACCCTTGCCTGCCATGGCCGATATCGACCCCGCCGATTGGGGCGCGGTGACGACCGAGGCCGCCGGTCAGACCGTCTATTGGAACGCCTGGGGCGGATCGACGACGACCAATGATTTCATCGCCTGGGTCGGATCGCGCGTGGCGCAGGATTATGGCGTAACGCTGACCCATGTGAAACTGACCGACACCGCCGATGCCGTGACCCGCGTGCTATCCGAAAAGCAGGCCGGTCAGGACGCGG from Yoonia vestfoldensis encodes the following:
- a CDS encoding hydantoinase/oxoprolinase N-terminal domain-containing protein → MAYLLGVDTGGTYTDAVVLDDVAQKVVASAKALTSRPDLALGVGAAIDAALVKAGVAARDIAMVSLSTTLATNALVEGQGGRIALVFIGFDAAELTRAGLQDALRGDPVIALAGGHSHAGGEAAPLDLAGLRAALADLDGGITGFAVAASFATRNPAHEIAARDMIRAQTGLPVTCSHELSSALGGPKRALTAVLNARLIGMIDGLITACETHLAACGISARLMVVRGDGALVSAAVAREKPIETILSGPAASIAGASWLTGEAAALVSDIGGTTTDVCLLRDGRPMIDPAGARVGPFRTMVEAVAMRTTGLGGDSEVHVTEGLTAGLRLGPRRLMPIALAAQHYPDLVHQALDRALASGVPASDGGQFVLPLWRVLPQGLDPREQAVAQRLLDGPLRLGQAVQTRMENPALGRLIGRGLVLLAGVTPSDASHVLGLQDVWDSAAATKALALFARRRSGGGQQIAPDAQAMARMIIDQLTAQTVDCLLQAAFAEDGRDWPDPAAMAQHPLTMAGLDRHRGTLRIDMALALPVIGLGASARAYYGAVGARLGTPMLVPDHADVANAIGAVVGQVQMQASGTVTSPGAGAFKVHLAGDVQSYPSRDAALSAIRAALTAQATAAAHGAGVADISLHVAQDITEVEVEGQPMFIEAKVKVTAQGRPRIAAG
- a CDS encoding CDP-alcohol phosphatidyltransferase family protein; this translates as MLDRHIRPLIDPPLNRIGRRIAARGVSADRVTLIGLGLGMVAALLIVLGAPLLALLPLLGSRFADGLDGAVARATRKTDFGGYLDITADFMFYAMIPLAFVLADPETNGAAGAFLLASFYVNGTTFLGFAILAEKHGHQTDAQGQKSLYYSNGILEGTETILFFVLLCLFASYFAPLAWVFGTLCFVTAGLRVRAAYRIYLT